DNA from Prevotella melaninogenica:
AATAAAACCATTTACGACTATGTCGACGTATTAAAGCATACAAAGCGAGTATTCCACCCTCTCCTTTATTATCCGCACGAAGGGCAATTAAGACATACTTAACAGTCGTTTGAAGGGTTAATGTCCATATAATACACGACACTGCACCGATGATATATTCAGCATTAACAGGGTTTCCAGCCCTAACAATAGCCTTCATCACATACAAAGGAGATGTACCTATATCTCCGAAAACAATACCTAAGGTTACAATAACGCCCATTAAACTTAGTTTATGGCGTACAGAATTACTACAATTGTTATCCCGTGTCATTCTTATTATATCTTAAAACGGATGCAAAGGTAAACAAAATCATGATAACTGCATAACCCTCTTAAGGCTTTTATCTATATTTCTTTTGTCGTTTCTCTTATTTACTGTAACTTTGCAGTAGATAATAAATAATCAAACAGATATGGAAGAAAAGAAATTTAAGCGCACCACTGTTACCGCAGCATTGCCTTATGCGAATGGAGGTGTACATATAGGACACCTTGCTGGTGTATATGTTCCTGCCGATATCTACGTTCGTTATCTCCGATTGAAGAAGCGTGAAGTTGCTTTCATTGGTGGTAGTGACGAGCATGGTGTGCCTATCACCATCCGTGCTAAGAAGGAAGGTATCACCCCACAGGACGTATGTGACCGTTATCATAAGTTGATAAAGGACTCTTTTGAAGAGTTTGGTATCTCCTTCGACATCTATAGTCGCACAACAAGTGAGACTCACCACAAGTTTGCTTCAGACTTCTTCCGTAAGCTATATGATGATGGTAAGCTCGTCGAGAAGGAGAGTGAGCAGTACTATGATGAAGAAGCTCACCAGTTCCTTGCCGACCGTTATATCATGGGTGAGTGTCCTCACTGTGGCAATCCAAATGCTTATGGCGACCAATGCGAGAAGTGTGGTAGTGACCTTAGCCCTATGGAACTGAAGAATCCTCACTCAACCATCTCTGGTTCACAGCCTATCATCAAGCGTACTAAGAACTGGTACCTGCCTTTGAATGACTATCAAGAGTGGCTGAAGCAGTGGATTTTGGAGGATCATAAGGAGTGGAGACCAAACGTTTATGGTCAGTGTAAGAGCTGGTTAGACATGGATCTCCAGCCACGTGCTATGACCCGCGACCTTGATTGGGGTATTCCTGTACCAGTAGAGGGAGCTGAGGGCAAGGTGCTTTACGTATGGTTTGATGCGCCTATCGGCTATATTTCAAACACAAAGGAGCTTTGCGAAAAGGATCCAGAGCACTTCGGCAACTGGCAGAAGTGGTGGCAAGACCCAGAGACACGTATTGTTCACTTCATTGGAAAGGACAACATCGTGTTCCACTGTCTTATCTTCCCAACTATGTTGAAGGCGCATGGCGACTATATTTTGCCTGATAACGTACCATCAAACGAGTTCCTTAACCTTGAAGATGATAAGATTTCTACAAGTAAGAACTGGGCAGTATGGCTCCACGAGTACCTCCGCGACTTTGAAGGAAAGCAGGATGTACTACGCTATGTACTGACTGCTAACGCACCAGAAACCAAAGATAACAACTTCACTTGGAAAGACTTCCAAGAGCGTAACAACTCTGAACTCGTTGCTGTATATGGTAACTTCGTTAACCGTGCACTGCAATTGACCAAGAAGTATTGGAATGGTGTGGTTCCTGCTTGTGGTGAATTGGAAGAGGTTGACCGCCAGACTATCCAAGAGTTCAAGGATGTTAAGGCAAAGGTAGAGGCTTATCTCGATATCTTTAAGTTCCGTGAGGCACAGAAAGAGGCTATGAACCTCGCCCGCATCGGTAACAAATACATAGCAGAGACAGAGCCTTGGAAGCTTTGGAAGACCGACCCTAAGCGCGTGGAGACCATTCTCTACTTCTCGCTTCAGCTCGTTGCCAACCTCAGTATTGCCTTCGAACCATTCTTGCCATTCAGCAGTAAGAAACTTCGTGAGATGATTAACATGACGGAGTATGACTGGAGTGAACTTGGTTCTACCGACCTTCTCCCAGCTGGTAAGCAGTTGGCAGAGCCTGAGTTGCTCTTCGAGAAGATTGAGGATGAGGCTATCGAGGCTCAGTTGCGTAAGTTGGAAGAGACTAAGAAGGCTAACGAAGCCGCTTCCTACAAGGCTGAACCAATCAAGAAGGATATTCCTTTCGAAGACTTCGAGAAACTCGACATCCGTGT
Protein-coding regions in this window:
- the metG gene encoding methionine--tRNA ligase, producing MEEKKFKRTTVTAALPYANGGVHIGHLAGVYVPADIYVRYLRLKKREVAFIGGSDEHGVPITIRAKKEGITPQDVCDRYHKLIKDSFEEFGISFDIYSRTTSETHHKFASDFFRKLYDDGKLVEKESEQYYDEEAHQFLADRYIMGECPHCGNPNAYGDQCEKCGSDLSPMELKNPHSTISGSQPIIKRTKNWYLPLNDYQEWLKQWILEDHKEWRPNVYGQCKSWLDMDLQPRAMTRDLDWGIPVPVEGAEGKVLYVWFDAPIGYISNTKELCEKDPEHFGNWQKWWQDPETRIVHFIGKDNIVFHCLIFPTMLKAHGDYILPDNVPSNEFLNLEDDKISTSKNWAVWLHEYLRDFEGKQDVLRYVLTANAPETKDNNFTWKDFQERNNSELVAVYGNFVNRALQLTKKYWNGVVPACGELEEVDRQTIQEFKDVKAKVEAYLDIFKFREAQKEAMNLARIGNKYIAETEPWKLWKTDPKRVETILYFSLQLVANLSIAFEPFLPFSSKKLREMINMTEYDWSELGSTDLLPAGKQLAEPELLFEKIEDEAIEAQLRKLEETKKANEAASYKAEPIKKDIPFEDFEKLDIRVGHIIKCEKVKKSKKLLQFTIDDGSGVERTILSGIAAYYEPEQLTGKDVLFVANFAPRKMMGIESQGMILSAVNFDGSLSVTTTMGEVKPGSQVG